The Papaver somniferum cultivar HN1 chromosome 6, ASM357369v1, whole genome shotgun sequence genome segment GTAAAGATGAGGTACCCATTTAATGAGCTGCTGGGTGATATTCAAATTTTGGGTAGTTGTAATGGTCTGATTTGTGCAAAGAGAATGAATCACATAATCTATGTATGGAACCCTTGTTCTAAAGAGTACAAACTAATACCACCAAAGAAACCTCAATCGAACGGACCCTTGGCAGGAACTGATCACATTGCTTATGGGTTTGGACCGTTTGGTCATGATTCAAAAACTAGTGATTACAAGTTGtaggtgttgatacatgaaaaatattactccTTTAACCGAGCTAGTGTACCGCCGAAGGGGAGGCAAGCCCGACATGAGACGTGGGGACCAAAGTCCAAGTCCACCAAGAAGATGCCTATTAAATGGAAAGGACAAAGGGGGAATTAATGGGAAAGAAGaaggttttattagagaaggaatggcaTCAATAATAATTAAAAGAGTTAAGGACACatgtcatgatgtcataaaagaagAGGCTTTCGGAAAGTTTATaaaaagaaggacaaggtacaatggaaatgaggactctctctcttactattattgGCAAAGGTGAGACCATTTGGCTAGCTAGAACGGGTAGAACCTAACGAGAATTTGGGTactaacatttggcgaccacacctggAGGTTCgtgcctagctcaccatgacacGCCTAGAAGGCGCTATCTCGGGGGCGACAGGAAATCAAGCGgccaattgatagacacatttttgtgtctaatttgatctcaatattatatattgttgtctctcgattttgtactaatttttgtgttttatgtatttgtagacATTTTTGGGAacaaaacatttttggaaaaat includes the following:
- the LOC113286528 gene encoding putative F-box protein At3g16210, with product MANLAENLIIGTLLCLPVKSIARFRCVSKSWYDFLTHEFVNKKLDHDIRKGNFKLLTTRKERHLKYKIKMRSLMSDKVVKMRYPFNELLGDIQILGSCNGLICAKRMNHIIYVWNPCSKEYKLIPPKKPQSNGPLAGTDHIAYGFGPFGHDSKTSDYKL